The genomic window GCATTGTACACAATCTGGTCAAACTTAATGGGGCTGCCTGCAGCGGGGTAGGGGGTGGCCAGGGAAGCAGTGAAGGCAGACATGGGGGACTTGACCATAACCTCACTAACTCCCATACCCTTCTCAAAGACAACCTCTCCAGGAGGACCAGGAGGTCCAGGGGGACCAGCGGGGCCAGAGGCACCATCAGCACCAGGCTCACCGGGAAGACCAGGGGGACCCTGAGGTCCTGGGACACCTTTGGCGGCCAAACCAGCAGGGCCAGGAGCACCTGGGAGACCAGGATGTCCCTTCAGACCAGGAGCTCCAGCAGGTCCCTGTGGGCCGGCAGGTCCTCTTTCACCTGGAGCACCATCAGAACCAGCAGAGCCAGGCTCACCAGCACGTCCTGGGTGTCCTTTGGGACCAGCAGGTCCGGGAATACCTGGGGATCCTGGGATTCCTGGGGCACCTGTATGTCCCTTCATTCCCTGAGGACCAGTGGCTCCCTGAGCTCCAGGATTACCAGCTGGGCCGGGATAACCCTGCTTGCCCTGGGGTCCCTGAGGTCCCTGATCTCCTTTGTGTCCTTTAATACCCTGAGGTCCAGTAGCACCGGTGTCTCCTTTAGCACCTACAGGGCCAGTCTGGCCTGGGAAACCACGAGGGCCCTGAGGTCCAGCTGGGCCAGTGGGTCCAGTGGGACCAGTGGCACCAGTGTAACCAGTGGGACCTTGCTCACCCTTAGCACCTGGAGCTCCAGTGGCTCCAggggctcctctctctcccttctcaccATTGGCACCAGGCTTTCCATAACCAGGCACTCCAGGAGCTCCAGTGGCTCCAGTAGCACCCTGGTGGCCTTTGGGGCCCATAGGGCCTGGAAGACCGGGAGCACCATTCTCACCTGGTTTACCTGGGGTACCTACACCTGGGGCACCAGTGTGTCCCTTAGGTCCCATTGGTCCCATTGCACCAGGGGCACCATCCCTGCCGGGGCTACCTCCCTTTCCTGGCTCACCGGGCATACCGGGCTTTCCTGGCTTACCAACTCCTGCCTCACCTGGGGCTCCGGGAGGACCCGCAGGTCCCTCTGGTCCTGTCTCACCCTGAGGTCCTGGAATACCCACCCCCATGTCTCCTTTTTGACCTGGAAGTCCAGGGATACCAGGATGTCCTTTAAGGCCAGGCTCTCCACGGGGTCCCATTGCTCCAGGAAGCCCAGCAGGTCCGGGTTTGCCAGTGGCAGAGAGTCCAGCGGGTCCGGGGGCTCCAGAAGGTCCGGGTGCTCCTCTGGGTCCCTGAGCTCCAGGGGCTCCAGTGTCTCCTTTCTCGCCAGGGGCTCCATCAGAGCCGGGTTTGCCAGGACCACCTGGGGAACCAGGTTTGCCAGCGATGGAGCGTCCAGGTGCTCCAGGGGATCCAGGGGGTCCCTGGGGGCCGGGCAGACCTTCAGCACTCTCACCTGGGGGGCCGGGGGGACCAGCAGGCCCCTCAGGGCCAGGCTCACCTGGGGGTCCAGGCTCCCCTACCACTGGCACCACTGTGGAGAGACAAGGACAGGTCAGTCTAAAGCAGCACTAGAAGAAACAGCAAAGGGTTCACACCAGACTAAgtcaaatacatttatacactgaGATCATCATAAGGCACTCCAACATCTGAAGCGCTCACCAGTCACATGACCCCAGTTCAGTCACATGATGTCAGTCACATGCTTTGAGGTCATATGACTGAGGTCATGTGACTGCTGATGTTACAGTCACAGCTACTAAAAGCCACTTGTGGTCACATCATttaagacattcaaatggtaaaaGTGAAAATTTACTTAACAGTTGGACGACTGGGATAATAACATTCTATTTTATTGTGTGAAACTCACAAAGACAGATAAGCTTAATTTCATTAGCCTGCATCTAACTCTGAAGAGTCAGGAGTTAGATGCTGGACATTGTGTCTATTTGACCAGAAGCTGTGATCCAGAACCTGCAGAGGAGTGACTGTCCCATGCACACCACAGGTAGTGACACAGGGGACTTGGTGCCAGTGCAGCTGGAGCCGGCTGCCTTCATGTGGGCTCTGAGCACCAGAGCCACACATGTTTGTACTTGGGGCAGAGGCACACCCAAACTAACCACACTGCTGTGCCTGTAATTGTCACACTAAAAATACTGCTGTATACTTTCTACCACAGAAATAACAAGTGCTCAAATTTACATTTCAAATGATCCACATTGAGCTTTAGCCACTTACACCACTCATTAAACGCCATTGTGCTCTTTAGCCACACATAACAGCTCCTTAACCTACTTTCTACATGCATTTCAGTCATACATAACACGATACAACAGTTCATGCAGCGCAAGGATTTTGTTAAAGCATTCAAATCTGAATGAATACCTCCAGTGCTTGTAAatcaaaatgcaacaaaaacatatatatatatatatatgtatttgacTGGCAGAAATGGCCTTGATGTTTTGAAAAAAATCTCTGTGTAATGTtcctgtttacttttttttttggcactaTATCTTTTAACATATAAAAGAGGCGATGTGTTTTCATTCTATAAATACATATGTTTAGATTTTATGACACACATCTTGGGAGCCATTTTTTGTTCCTTGATGAAAAAACATTTCGAGGCAGCTGCTCATAAACTCGGCCAAAATGACATGTGATAAACCCTTTGAAGCAATTTGTAGAGTTATTGCACACTGTGGTTGAAACGGACCATGATTGGAGAGGAGCCTGGATGCTGCAGCAAATCAGGGAGCAGTAAGGGCGGAGTTTAAGGCTCAAAATAATGCGCTCCAGTGAGAAGCCTATCTGTGCCTTTGTTGATACTTTTTACAAAcatgctattgctactactcaAATCAGAatgtatacatgttttttttatgcaaaatacTGTTTTGAAGTAAAAGACATAAGTAGATAGATGCCCCAGTTTAATTCATGCTAACTTAtctaagtgttttgcccaaaatATGTTTACATGTACAATTTTTCTCTTAAAAGCACATTGTGTAAGGTCTTTTCTCACCTTGGCTTTTGACGGAGTAGGGCTGGTACTGAGGAGCCGCCTTCACCACCTTCTTCACCACGTATCCTTTCCCATGAGCTGCAGTCAGGGTCcccaagaggaggaggatgcaaGCCACTCGGAGGTCCATCATGTTTGGTCCAACCTGCACAACACCAAAgcaaaagataaagataaaaagcTTTTTCAAATGTGATTGTGCAAAAGTAAGTTATGAGA from Periophthalmus magnuspinnatus isolate fPerMag1 chromosome 22, fPerMag1.2.pri, whole genome shotgun sequence includes these protein-coding regions:
- the col10a1a gene encoding collagen, type X, alpha 1a yields the protein MPVGPNMMDLRVACILLLLGTLTAAHGKGYVVKKVVKAAPQYQPYSVKSQVVPVVGEPGPPGEPGPEGPAGPPGPPGESAEGLPGPQGPPGSPGAPGRSIAGKPGSPGGPGKPGSDGAPGEKGDTGAPGAQGPRGAPGPSGAPGPAGLSATGKPGPAGLPGAMGPRGEPGLKGHPGIPGLPGQKGDMGVGIPGPQGETGPEGPAGPPGAPGEAGVGKPGKPGMPGEPGKGGSPGRDGAPGAMGPMGPKGHTGAPGVGTPGKPGENGAPGLPGPMGPKGHQGATGATGAPGVPGYGKPGANGEKGERGAPGATGAPGAKGEQGPTGYTGATGPTGPTGPAGPQGPRGFPGQTGPVGAKGDTGATGPQGIKGHKGDQGPQGPQGKQGYPGPAGNPGAQGATGPQGMKGHTGAPGIPGSPGIPGPAGPKGHPGRAGEPGSAGSDGAPGERGPAGPQGPAGAPGLKGHPGLPGAPGPAGLAAKGVPGPQGPPGLPGEPGADGASGPAGPPGPPGPPGEVVFEKGMGVSEVMVKSPMSAFTASLATPYPAAGSPIKFDQIVYNAENHYDPESGIFTCQIPGVYYFSYSIHVNGAHALVALYKNGQPVLFSYDEYNKGFLDQMSGSAVLLLDEQDTVYLQIPDEEANGVFAAENVHCSFSGFLIAST